The sequence AGGTGTAATATGTTGTTGTTTGTTGTTTCATCTTCTTGAATTCGTACAACACTTTTCAATACATTTATTTCATgtattaatttgaatattttcACATGACGATTCAAAATTGCAATGTGAAATATGGTGTTGttttcatcatctttttcccAAATTAATTCCGGACACATGCTGAAAAGTACTACCAAAAGATCAAAATTTCCATTCTTTGCAGCTTCAATCACTAAGTTGAATGGATTTCTAATTATGCTTCGAATTTCAAAGTACTCGTACTCATGTCCTTCTAAAATTCTCTTCCATACTTCTTTTGCCAATTTTAGAGCTGGCATTTCATCTCGTCGTCTTCGTGCTGATTGGAATGAAATTTTTGACCAAACTCGATCTATATATAAAGAGAGAAATATCGTAACAAAATTAAATCCCTATGATTTCAACTATTTGCAAGACGATCGAGTAGTGGTACATAATTATATTGCTCTTTGTTTTAATagacaaacaaaaaaataaaacgaAAATTGATTCCTTTCAATTCTATTTTCTTTCCTATTTTAAAGCGTTTAATATTATATCAACATGACACTTTATAATTGCAAGAACAACCTTAAATTAGGCCCAagattcctttttctttttgtatcTAAAGTTggattagattattttattgtcttattatttcacaaatctaccattttttttaactaaataatatattgtataaAAAATTTGTGCCCTCAGATTGGGTAAATCCTAAGCACCAACTTAGCTCTCTTTTCAACCTATATAATTAACATTAACagtttcttatattatttattaaataaaaatacatcagATCAAATATTTCGTATTTATTTTATAAGTATATATTATAGATATATTAACTTACTCCATGTTCCAATAGCTTGTGGATCAAATGTAAATTCCATAGGTCGTTTTCGAGACAAAATATGCAAAGCAGTTTCACCGTTTGTATCGAGTTGGTGAACAATATGACCTCTACTTTCAATCATTTTCAAGGCTAAGTCtgcaaaaaaatgaaataaattaaacaatatcacaattaaatatataaataataagttaaatgtatatatattatacgtaCCGTAGATATCGTTATGTATAcaattgaaaaatattccaaacTGTTCTCCATTTTCCAAATCAACATTGTTAATTATGGTATGTTGATACAATAGTGAAGCTATTTGAGGTTGTCCAAACCATGAAGCAATGTATAATGGTGACATGCCTTTCTCATCTCGAGTTGTTacgaaataattattaatattatttaggtGGAGAGTGAGAAATTTCTTAACGATTTTTATAGCTCCACCAGCAATGGCTGAAGAAAAAGCAGTGTTGCCATTTATATCTTGAAAAGTCAAATCAATATCTGGATGATTAATCAACATTTGTACAAACTCAGTTTGGTTGGCTCCTGCGGCCACATGAAGAGCAGTTTCCCAAGTTGAATTTGTAATGGCTGAGTTTACTATTTCATGTCGATTTTGAGGTTGTTGCTCCTCTAAGATTTTTTTACCCATTTTACAATCTCCTTTCAATGCCGCATGGTAAAGAGAATTGCACGTTGACCAATTTTctgttaattaattaagaaaaagaagaagaatgaaGAAGAAGCCACACAAAGATCACCAAAGATttcatctttcttttttttaaatatacaatatatataggtCTCATGATAGATGTAATGATTTAATTGAACAAATTAAATGTAAGAAAATTAATAAGATTTCCAAATAtgaatttaaagaaaaataattcatatgtactaataataataaatatatttatataaacgtGCCTGTGCTAAGTAGATTTAGATGAGGAAGCTTAGGTATGCGTTGTGTTGATGTGGAAGACACAGTAACATAATCTTGATCACCTGAAGATGCTGATGCTGATGTTGTACAACTATAATAAGTACCTGACATTTCAATCCacctatatatattatgtatgacAATCAACCtactaaattatatgtatatatactaataataatatttatagttatatatattgaGAGATAATGATATTTTGGATTATTGGTCGATTATTTGATGAGGCTCGTcgaagatttatatatatatactcaaacAAAAAGCTATATGATGATCTTAGAGAgaattaataaaagtggtagGCATTTGAAtctccttatatatatatatatatatatatatagagagagagagagagagagagagagagagagagagatatgatCTAGCTAGAGAGAGACAAAGTAATTAAAGTGcttttattatacatatatataaatattatatagtgACTTTATATATTTTCGAAGAAATTTACATTGGCATGCAACCACTTTAAAGTAATGTATAGATTAAATAGTTTAAACTTATATAATAGAAAAATGATAATGGGGGATATACATTAAGATTAAGATGTGATGGACCACAAATAAacaaatgttattattattgctaCATTTTTAATATCAGACCAatataaattgatttaaataaattaatcactAGTATGTCAGCACCTTCTATAAGTGACACTCTACGATTAGTTAATAATATTTCTTAAAAAGCTATAATATATCACTATGACAACAAAGAGGATATTATGCCACTACAAAAAAttgttacttttagtgacaattttttaatcacaacataatttttttgtgactaaatgtgacttttagtcacaacaaaaattacttgtgactaaaacataatatttagttaaaagttgtcactaatttagttttaatcacaacaaatattgtgactaaaaacatgtttagtcataataaattgtaatttctataactaatacttttagctacggaccttttagtcacaacatcataataataatttataattagttacaactttttatctttaatcacaaattttattgtgactaaaataagattttttgtagtatgCACCACTAATACATTTTACCAAATATTAATGTTCTAT is a genomic window of Cannabis sativa cultivar Pink pepper isolate KNU-18-1 chromosome 9, ASM2916894v1, whole genome shotgun sequence containing:
- the LOC133031550 gene encoding uncharacterized protein LOC133031550, which produces MGKKILEEQQPQNRHEIVNSAITNSTWETALHVAAGANQTEFVQMLINHPDIDLTFQDINGNTAFSSAIAGGAIKIVKKFLTLHLNNINNYFVTTRDEKGMSPLYIASWFGQPQIASLLYQHTIINNVDLENGEQFGIFFNCIHNDIYDLALKMIESRGHIVHQLDTNGETALHILSRKRPMEFTFDPQAIGTWNRVWSKISFQSARRRRDEMPALKLAKEVWKRILEGHEYEYFEIRSIIRNPFNLVIEAAKNGNFDLLVVLFSMCPELIWEKDDENNTIFHIAILNRHVKIFKLIHEINVLKSVVRIQEDETTNNNILHLVAKKPQQSRLDSMLGVALQMRHELLWYQEVEKILAPSLRNKRNKNHQTPKDIFIEEHTEMMNDTEKWMKKNSNTCLIVATIILTVTFPTAFDILDQGSYNSIRHSKSIISYSSDHHTMISMTLLTITNAIAMSFSSTAILLFLSIMISRFTEKELVRRLPWTFVVGLSLLFISVTSMMLSFCFSSFLHNASLRLPIIYSSLQLLPIALFFYLIFPVLRDTLHSTFFFQNDFKSTNHVLQHYQR